A part of Bdellovibrionales bacterium genomic DNA contains:
- a CDS encoding DUF502 domain-containing protein, with product MGSASSGQFLHSRYGDCLWSFIYIYPGPFPFSLFGNKAHQLLDRLFRQVPLVKSIYIAIQDLTDYFSPEKAQVEMDKSLR from the coding sequence ATTGGCTCTGCTTCTTCCGGACAGTTTTTACATTCCCGGTATGGGGATTGTCTTTGGAGTTTTATTTATATTTATCCTGGGCCTTTCCCTTTCTCATTATTTGGGAACAAAGCTCATCAATTACTTGATCGTCTTTTTCGTCAGGTCCCATTGGTAAAGAGCATTTACATCGCCATTCAAGATCTGACGGATTATTTCTCTCCGGAAAAGGCGCAGGTGGAGATGGACAAGTCGTTGCGGTGA
- a CDS encoding DUF502 domain-containing protein, with protein MKWPDSGAQAIGLVTRSDLSGLPNGLDREGRVAVFFPMSYQMGGFTLFLPKTWLTPLDMKVETVMRSALTGWIKRSSLKIPYLVEIGNVRSCEIYMREFGGFKWMQYFFSCELNVLVKIGIEYLDFSGARGVRFQFAFVHVAHYLALIAFPESTRVTPPPITFAMDSFKMG; from the coding sequence GTGAAGTGGCCCGACTCGGGCGCTCAAGCAATAGGATTGGTGACACGGAGTGATTTGTCGGGGCTTCCAAATGGTTTGGACAGAGAGGGCAGAGTGGCTGTTTTTTTCCCGATGAGTTACCAGATGGGGGGCTTTACCCTATTTCTTCCCAAGACTTGGCTAACTCCGCTTGATATGAAGGTAGAGACGGTCATGCGTTCAGCGCTCACGGGTTGGATAAAAAGAAGTAGCTTAAAAATTCCTTATTTGGTCGAGATTGGAAATGTCCGAAGCTGTGAGATTTACATGCGTGAATTTGGTGGCTTTAAATGGATGCAATATTTTTTCAGCTGTGAATTGAATGTGTTGGTCAAGATCGGTATTGAGTATCTCGATTTTTCCGGAGCCCGCGGGGTTCGCTTTCAGTTTGCCTTCGTTCATGTCGCTCATTATCTCGCGCTAATTGCCTTCCCAGAATCGACGAGAGTCACTCCGCCGCCCATAACCTTTGCAATGGATTCTTTCAAAATGGGGTAG
- a CDS encoding aspartate/glutamate racemase family protein — MSTSLSALVPLVEEGWVQDPLTNLVIHRYLSPIATQGIDTLILGCTHYPILKESIAKVMGGGVTLVDSGKAISAR, encoded by the coding sequence ATTTCAACAAGCCTGTCCGCTCTGGTCCCTCTCGTTGAAGAGGGATGGGTTCAAGATCCCCTTACCAATCTCGTGATCCATCGCTATCTGAGCCCCATAGCTACGCAGGGAATCGACACACTCATTCTTGGCTGCACTCACTACCCCATTTTGAAAGAATCCATTGCAAAGGTTATGGGCGGCGGAGTGACTCTCGTCGATTCTGGGAAGGCAATTAGCGCGAGATAA
- a CDS encoding aspartate/glutamate racemase family protein — translation MEQNIQFLLSCKVKDIVVACNSASSVLDLERKIAVTLYEVGGPGARTAYKISQTLSIGVIAMRATVNRGAYVRALHELDPRTKVFQQACPLWSLSLKRDGFKIPLPIS, via the coding sequence GTGGAACAAAACATTCAGTTTCTTTTGAGCTGCAAGGTAAAAGACATCGTGGTCGCTTGCAACTCCGCCTCAAGCGTGCTGGATCTCGAAAGAAAAATCGCAGTGACTCTTTACGAGGTCGGCGGACCGGGAGCGCGTACAGCCTATAAAATCTCACAAACTCTCAGTATTGGCGTCATTGCCATGAGAGCCACTGTCAACCGAGGGGCTTACGTCCGCGCCCTTCATGAACTCGATCCACGCACAAAAGTATTTCAACAAGCCTGTCCGCTCTGGTCCCTCTCGTTGAAGAGGGATGGGTTCAAGATCCCCTTACCAATCTCGTGA